A portion of the Aquicoccus sp. G2-2 genome contains these proteins:
- the lpdA gene encoding dihydrolipoyl dehydrogenase, whose protein sequence is MAETSFDMIVIGAGPGGYVAAIRGAQLGLKVAIVEREHMGGICLNWGCIPTKALLRSAEVFHLMHRAKEFGLSADKIGYDLDAVVKRSRGVSKQLNSGVGHLLKKNKVTALMGEARLTGKGKVTVKTDKGEEQLTGKAVVLATGARARELPGLEADGDLVWTYKHALLPPRMPKKLLVIGSGAIGIEFASFYNTLGAETTVVEVMERILPVEDAEIAAFARKQFQKQGMTIMEKAMVKQLDRGKGKVTAHIETGGKVQKQDFDTVISAVGIVGNVENLGLEDVGAKIDRTHVVVDEYCRTGVDGLYAIGDIAGAPWLAHKASHEGVMVAELIAGGHPHPVRPESIAGCTYCQPQVASVGLTEEKAKAAGHEIKVGRFPFIGNGKAIALGEAEGMVKTVFDAKTGELLGAHMVGAEVTELIQGYIVGRTLETTEEELMNTVFPHPTLSEMMHESVLDAYGRAIHF, encoded by the coding sequence ATGGCAGAAACTTCTTTCGATATGATCGTCATCGGCGCCGGGCCGGGTGGCTATGTTGCCGCAATTCGCGGCGCGCAGCTTGGGCTTAAGGTGGCGATTGTCGAACGCGAGCATATGGGCGGTATCTGTCTTAACTGGGGCTGTATCCCGACCAAGGCGCTGTTGCGCTCGGCGGAAGTGTTTCATTTGATGCACCGGGCCAAGGAGTTCGGCCTGTCGGCGGACAAGATCGGCTATGATCTCGATGCGGTTGTGAAACGCTCGCGCGGGGTCTCCAAACAGCTTAACAGCGGGGTTGGGCATCTTCTGAAGAAGAACAAGGTCACCGCCCTGATGGGCGAGGCCCGGCTTACCGGCAAGGGGAAGGTGACGGTCAAGACCGACAAGGGCGAGGAGCAGCTTACCGGGAAGGCCGTTGTCTTGGCCACAGGCGCGCGGGCGCGTGAGCTGCCGGGGCTGGAGGCCGATGGCGATCTGGTCTGGACCTACAAGCACGCGTTGCTGCCGCCACGGATGCCGAAGAAGCTTCTGGTGATCGGCTCGGGCGCCATCGGCATAGAGTTTGCCAGTTTTTACAACACGTTGGGCGCGGAAACGACGGTCGTTGAAGTGATGGAGCGCATCTTGCCGGTGGAAGATGCAGAAATCGCAGCCTTTGCCAGAAAGCAGTTTCAGAAGCAGGGTATGACGATCATGGAAAAAGCCATGGTCAAGCAGCTTGATCGTGGCAAAGGCAAGGTGACGGCGCATATCGAAACCGGCGGCAAGGTTCAGAAGCAAGACTTCGACACGGTGATTTCCGCGGTGGGGATTGTCGGCAATGTCGAGAATCTCGGGCTGGAAGACGTGGGCGCGAAGATTGATAGAACGCATGTGGTTGTCGATGAATATTGCCGCACGGGTGTTGACGGGCTTTATGCCATCGGAGATATCGCCGGGGCCCCGTGGCTGGCGCACAAAGCTTCGCATGAGGGGGTGATGGTGGCCGAACTGATTGCGGGCGGCCATCCGCATCCGGTGCGCCCGGAGAGCATTGCGGGCTGCACCTATTGCCAGCCGCAGGTGGCCTCCGTGGGGCTGACCGAAGAGAAGGCAAAGGCGGCCGGGCACGAGATCAAGGTCGGGCGTTTTCCGTTCATCGGCAACGGCAAGGCGATTGCGCTGGGTGAGGCGGAAGGCATGGTCAAGACCGTGTTTGACGCCAAAACGGGCGAGCTTCTGGGGGCGCATATGGTGGGCGCGGAAGTGACCGAGCTTATTCAAGGCTATATTGTGGGCCGCACGCTGGAGACCACTGAAGAAGAGTTGATGAACACCGTCTTCCCGCATCCGACATTGTCGGAAATGATGCACGAGTCGGTGCTTGACGCTTATGGGCGCGCGATCCACTTCTGA